AATGTACCCATTCCTCCACTTCtgctgattttgttttatagAGCATCAGTACAAAATAGATACTAAAATAACCATGCAATTAACTGCAACCAAAAGGGATCCTTTTTGGTGAAGAAAACTCTCTGTGAATTAAACATCATATTAGTTACATTCAAATCAAAATGGTTTGTAACCCTGAGCTATATTTAAACTCTGATTTGTGTTTACACAGGTCAACATGGACCATGACAAAAGACCAATAGAATTTCCAGTTTTAGTGTGATATGTTCGAAATGTAAGTAAGTGAAAGAAAATCCCCTTCCTCCCTTATGTAAGTAATGAACTGATCACAGATCATTTTCTGAGCCAGTGCTGAGTTGGTGCCAGTGCTCCTCTCATGACAAAAAATCTCTTAAGAGCGTGACATTGGAGCCTTCATCTCCTGGACTAGCATTGACTTAGGTATATTTCTAGAGAAAGTGTTTCTGAACACTGGAAGGACCATGCTGAAAGTCACTAATACCTGCTTATACACATCCCAATCCTTCCAGAgcaatatttattgtattttcattGGCTGAATGAGATATATTTTCATCTCAATGCACAGCAAGCTATGTGTACAGTCTCAGGGTAGAATATGCCCCCACAGTTCTGTAGCAATTCTCTTTCTCCTACTCTAAAAGTCTCAGGATTTGATTATGATTTCACACGGTTGAAACACTGATGTACTTCCATTAGCTTCAATTGAATTACTCCTGACTGACTCCAGTATGAGATCAGAATGAGCTCCTCAAGCTTTACAAAAGGCCAGTATTATTCCCATCTCTTAAGAGGATTTCTCTAAAGAGAAAATAGGTATTTAGCATCAAAACCAAAAGTATACGTACACTGTAAAATAAAAGGGTACTTAACTAGTTAATATAACTGGTACATGGAAGAAGGGGACAGAGCTGTTCAAAGCTTAGAAAGGGAGGATGAAAAACTTGAACTTCACAAGGAAGACAAGGGGAAGCCAATGTAGAAATTCCCAGAGGGGAGTGACATGgagtctgattctccattgcccttcACCTTGTACAAGAGTTCATGTTAGTGCACAGTGAGTGCAAAACATCACCACCAATGAAGAATGGTAACATTTCACGggcactttgcactggtgtagatTACTGTGTAAGGTgcagggagaatcaggccctatggtCTAAGTAgtgggagaggaagatgatcttAACAGAAGCAATTTGGGtgaactggggatggggagagatgaGAAGCAAAAAGGCCAGAAAGGAGGAGGTTGCTGTAGTCAAAGGGTAAGATTCCCAAGGTTTAGACAACGAGCTTTGTGGGTGGGATGAGAGGAAAGGACACATTTTAGAGATATTGTCAAGGAAGAAGTAGCAGGATTTAGTGAGAATCTGGCTATGGGTtgagaagaagagagaagaatTGATGACAAGCTTACATGACTGCAAGATGAAGAGGACAGTGGAAAGGGATTGGGAGGAAGGATGAGAAGTTCTGTTTTCCACCATGTTGAGCTTGAAATGGTGGTAGATTAATAAAATGTCAGAGGCAAATGGAATGAAGAGACAGGACCGAGGGAGACAGGCTGGATTAGAGAGGAAGGTTGGGTATAGGGGAGTAGAACCGGGAGAGGAGACAATAAAATAcaactctagagcagtggttctcaatctttccagactactgtacccctttcaggaggctggtttgtcttgagtaccccaagtttcacccaCAGGTGGTGGGTATCacaggctgtgccttcccaaacagcctagtGTAGTTCCGCCCATGCTCcgcccccaggccaggccccctcctgcagttcccagcgCTCTGCCTTgcctggcccaggctggctgccctgTCTCCCACAGGTAGTcaggggctggtgctggggccgCACCACCTGGAGCACTGGGGCTTGCTACCCCACCTGGCTacctggagcaccaggactgggAGCGCAGCTGCCCCGCCCGGCTGCCCGAGGCACCAAGGCCGGGAATGCCACCAtctggagcaccaggactggctgCGCTGCCCAGAGACAGGGGTTGGGGCATCACCCCCTGGCCACCCAGTCCTGGGGCCGTGGTGGGAGTGCTCTGAGCTCCTGTGGGTGAGGGAGGGCagcagggggggcaaaaggggagaggagaggccTTGGCACaagtggtggggctgggagctagcctcccaCAATGGCTGGGTCACCAATCACCCATGgtttcacctcccttaaaaactactcacttacaaaatcaaacatacaaatacaaaactgCCACTgcgcactattactgaaaaaatgcttactttctcacttttaccatataattaaaaaataaatcgtGACCCCCTCCTCTCCAGGTTAAGAAACAGTTATATAGTatttagagcagtataaacaagtgattgcatgaaattttagtttatactgacttctccagtgcttttcatgtagcctgttgtaaaactaggcaaatatctagttgAGTTGATGTACttctgcttgagaaccactgctctagagatcTGACTCTCTGAACGACTGACAAATTGTCTGAGTGACAAAAGTATAATGAGCTGCTCTGAGTGAAACAgtagtgacaaaaagaaaaggaggatttgtggcaccttagagactaacaaatttatctgagcataagctttcgtgagctacagctcacttcattggatgcattcagtggaaaatagctgtagctcacgaaagcttatgctcaaataaatttgttagtctttaaggtgccacaagtcctccttttctttttgcgaatacagacaaacatggctgctactctgtaacctgtcattatgcaaagtagTGACAAACTGGATTATGTTCAGAGATTTAGCATGAGATGACTGGTCATATTTAACTGTTTTGACAATTGTTTCAAGTTCTTTGTCCTTTCCAATGTTAATCTTTGTCTTTCCTctttgaacaatttttaaaatgatagccAGCATCTTTAAAGCCAGCCAGTGGCACAGTTTATAGTACATTGTCTTGCCACATGGAAAACATGGGCTTGAGAGAAAAGCAAGATAGGAGTAATATTTCAGACAGCTCTTTCTCACCCTCCAGTGGGCTGTGAGGGTGGTATGTTCATTGTCTCAGTCACATTGCTAAGTGCCACTCCCTGGCAGATCAGGTGCAGTTAACATTTGAATACttagagcctgattttcatttacatcaCTGAGGCAGTGCAACACTTAATTTAAGGGTCCTTTGCACCACCAGGGATAAGGAAGGATGGTCATGTGGTTATAACGCTAGCCAATGATGTGGTAGACCTGGTTCAGTTCTCTGCTTTGCCAGACTTCCTGCacgaccttgggcaaatcacttagccccTTTGTGCTTCAATTCCCCAACTGTACAATAGAGATAATACTACacctccctacctcacaagggtgttgtgaggataaatacattagagctAGTGAGGGACTGAGCTATTTCTATTTGGAATGAGGGCCATGAGAGTCAGGTTCTTGGGTTgtagctcttcggggcagggaccatcctgtttgttacatgtttgtacagtgcctagtgcaatgcacctggagctgctgggtgctgtgGCAATGCAGCAAACAATAAGTAGGGTGGATATATAGATCAAATGGAAACCCCAAGTACACCAAGAGATGAAAATCTTATGAGCAGCAGCTCAGACTGGCTCacttccataggtggaaagagtcTCTTAGGCATATGCCCTAGTTGGAAGTGAATAGAAGGGAACAGGTAAGATACACACTTGGGACCTGACTCTTTCTCCAGGTTCTAGCTGCTTGGCACTGCACCAGCAGCATAAAGGAACCCTAAAGATGATGTAGCCAGCATTGAAGGATCATCCCAGTGTGGGGGAATCCTCCTGTGCTGTGGTGACTCCCATGCAACCCAGGCCCTGAAGCCAGAGGCAAAGGTGTGCGGCTGGGGCTTCCCTGCACTTTGGTGCCCTAACAGCCCCTTAGGGCCATTAGCAGCCAAAGTAATTCACAGCAGCATTTGGGCTATTCTAACGTATTCCAGGAGACCTTCCAGGCATGCAGCTAGCCCAGAATCAGGGAAATACAAAGGTAAGCCTCCTTTGGACCACAGCCTGGTGGCTCCTGGCCTACAGTTGAGCATCTGGGCCTTGAAATCAGCTGACCTCCTGTGGCAGAAAttgataaacaaacaaaaccaccattTTTCTTTAGTACTAACAAGCTTTCCCTGTTTGAATTTGTCTAAGGCAAGGATAAGTAACAGTCATCAGACGTGAAACTCAACATGGCACAGGGCCAGCTACCAAACAACTCTTTGAAGAACAGTTCGATCCCTGTGTTCACTGGCCTTGACCTCCTCTTTGACCTGAAGCCCCTCTTCATTCCCCTCTATGCCACTCTGGTGGCTGTGGCTTGCACCGGCAACTTGCTCCTTATTCTCCTTATTATTGTCACCAAAAAACTGCACAGCACCACTAACTTCCTTATTGGAAACTTGGCTGCAGCTGACCTGATCATGTGCATTTTCTGCGTCCCACTTACTGTGTCCTATGCCTTTGAGATTCGGGGCTGGCTCTTTGGGATGTTCATGTGTTACTTTGTCACCTTGATGCAGACTGCTACTGTATTTGTGTCTGTGCTGTCCCTCACAGCTATTGCAGTGGACCGATATATTGTTGTTGCTTACCCCATTCGCAAAAGGCTAAGCCGCAAGTCCTGTGTCTACATAGTGGCCTTCATTTGGTTACTCTCCATTGTGGTTTCTGTGCCTACATCCATGCACACCCATTATCTAGATCTCAACAAGATTGGCCATGACATGTTCATCTGTGAAGAATTCTGGAAGCACCAAGAGAAAGCGAGGCTGCTGTACTCATGCTCAATGCTCCTTTTGTCCTACATGCTCCCACTTTCTGCAGTCTCTATCTCCTACTGTGCCATTTCTTATCGCCTCAGGAAGAGGAATGTCCCAGGGGCTGCCTACCACAACCAAGAGAAATGGACAAATAAAAAGCGAAAGACCTTCCGGGTTCTCATTATTTCAGTCATGTGCTTTGCTGTCTGCTGGCTACCTCTGCAGGTGGTGAACCTCATCAGAGATGTAGATGAGGAGTTCATCATCTTGGACAAGAGGTACGTGAATGTCATTCAAGTGTCATGTCACTTGATCGCTATGAGCTCTGCCTGTTATAACCCTTTCATCTATGCCTCCCTCCATGACAAATTCCGATTTCATGTTAATAACTATTTTTGCCATCACAAAAAGAAGTCCAGCATTATGTCCCGCAAGGCCTCGCGACTCAATACCTGCTCCACGCTGGCAGACATTCCCATGGGCATCACCGATAAGTTAACCCTGCAAGGCAggttttcttttaactaaaatcCAACAGGAGATCAAATCAGCAGAAGTGGCATACACCTTAGTTCTGGGTTTGTTATATTGCACACCAAAGCCTGTGGTGCAAGTTATGTTACACTGGTAATTGGTCATTTCAAGACAATCTAGATATCTGAGAACTTGGAGTAGTACAAGGGAAACAAACAGATGGGGTTTGTGTCTGAAGGGATAGAAACTGCTCATTTGAGCAACTGAAGTGTATTTGCTTGTTTTGACAAAGAGCAGAATTCAAGAACAAAAATGGCAATCCTGTAAGTTTAAATTAATTCTGTACAGTTTTTATTAACATTGTCCTTATTTTGTATAGGGTGATGCTATGGGAATAGCAGGCATTTCCTTTTGACTTAATCCAATTCAAAGCTAAAAGGTTTTACATATGAAACAACAGCCATTTGCTCTCTTGCAACAGACCAGTAATCGTCCTCAAGATTAAAGAACATATATTTAACTACTTTATTATAAATAtcatgattttcagaaatggcctACAAATATGCATGCTTAATATTGTACTTGTTTTCTGGTGCCTAAGCTGCACAAAAAGTCAAGTGTGGATCAGTAAGTTGTATTTTgatgcaaaaattggggactagATGCCTCATAGCTGTATTTCTGTCAAATGGTGCATTGCCTAAATTGCTTATGATTATTATCTAGATTTCTATGGCATCTGTCAGCATAGTATATATATGCCATGTATACAGGTTAGATCCTGTCTAAAACAAGCATTTCCCTCAAAATAGGTATTGTACTGATATACCTGGTTACAACCAGTCCCAGGCCCAGCAGATCATGAGATGGAGAAAACCCAATGGGAGTGTGAAAGCCAGGGAGCACCAGAAGTGCATTTAATGGAAAGACTGGACAAAAAGGACTCTATAAAAGGTAGCCAAGTTTGACTACCCAGAGTGCGACTTGCACTGCATTGTGGTGGAGCGGTGTAAGATCTGAAATAGGGGATTGCTTGCTGGAGTTATGCCATCAGTGATGAAGGCTGGTCCAAAATATCGCCTGGGGCATTatgtgaggttcaacaagaaccaTGAAAATGGATGGCTAAATAGGCAGCCAAGACACAGGGCAGCAGCTGCGCCTAGCTACTTG
This DNA window, taken from Dermochelys coriacea isolate rDerCor1 chromosome 6, rDerCor1.pri.v4, whole genome shotgun sequence, encodes the following:
- the LOC119857635 gene encoding prolactin-releasing peptide receptor-like encodes the protein MAQGQLPNNSLKNSSIPVFTGLDLLFDLKPLFIPLYATLVAVACTGNLLLILLIIVTKKLHSTTNFLIGNLAAADLIMCIFCVPLTVSYAFEIRGWLFGMFMCYFVTLMQTATVFVSVLSLTAIAVDRYIVVAYPIRKRLSRKSCVYIVAFIWLLSIVVSVPTSMHTHYLDLNKIGHDMFICEEFWKHQEKARLLYSCSMLLLSYMLPLSAVSISYCAISYRLRKRNVPGAAYHNQEKWTNKKRKTFRVLIISVMCFAVCWLPLQVVNLIRDVDEEFIILDKRYVNVIQVSCHLIAMSSACYNPFIYASLHDKFRFHVNNYFCHHKKKSSIMSRKASRLNTCSTLADIPMGITDKLTLQGRFSFN